Part of the Maridesulfovibrio sp. genome, GCAAACGTGAAGCAATACGTCAGCAGCTTCCAACTCCTCAAGAGTCGCCCGGAAGGCTTCCTTCAATTCCTTTGGCAATTGACGGATAAATCCTACTGTATCGGTAAGAATAAGTTCCTGCTCACGCGGAAAACGGATACGCCTGCTGGTGGGATCAAGGGTCGCAAAGAGCTTGTCTTCGGCCAGTACTCCGCTATTGGTCAGAGTATTGAGCAAGGTGGATTTACCGGCGTTGGTATAACCGACCAATGATACAACCGGAACCCCTGCACGAGCACGACGTTCACGGGTGAATCCACGCTGCTGGCTGACTTTTTTGAGTTCATTGCCAAGCTTGGTCAGTTTGTCCTTGATACGGCGACGGTCGATCTCCAGCTTTGTTTCACCGGGTCCACGTCCACCGATGCCCCCCATAAGTCTGGACATAGCCCGGTTCTTACCCACAAGGCGGGGCATGGTATACTTCAGCTGAGCCATTTCCACCTGCAGTTTACCCGCGCGTGTTGTGGCATGCTGGGCAAAAATATCCAGAATCAACTGCGTACGGTCAAGAATCTTCCGCTCAGTCAGTTTGGCAAGGTTACGCATCTGGGCGGCAGAAAGTTCCTGATCAAAAAGGATCACTTCCGCGTCCGCCTGCAAGGCTATGACTTCAAGTTCAGCCAGCTTACCTTTACCCATAATAAATTTAGGATTGAGCGTCCGGATGCGCTGTACCAACCGACCCTCGACCTTCAGCCCGGCGGTATCGGCAAGATCTTCCAGCTCATCAAGGGAGCGTTCCTGTACGGATTTTGGATCCTGTGAAACACTGACCACGATGGCCCGCTCACGCTTGTCCGTGGTGTCACGGGTACGGTCTGCACGGCGGAATTCATCTTCCAGAGCTTTGATCTGGGCCGGGAGGTCCATTTCCGCACGGTCCCAGCGTACAGGAGGCAGCTGCTCATACGGTTTAGAACCGGCTCCGGGAGGAAGCAGATATGCATACTGTACGAAATCAGGCTCTCCATGGGGATCGGAAGCTATGACACTGACGCTGTCCAGACGCAGGAAAACCATATCCATGAGGTCTTCCTCGGACAGGTTTTCCCCGGAAATATGTGTATGCAGGAGCCTCAAACCGCGCAAACGCCCCTCGGCCTGACGGGCTCTAGGCAATTCGGGAATATAAATAGAACCCGGATCACCGACCAGAATCATTTCCGGCTTACCCTGTCTGTTGACCAACAGACCGATCTGACGTCCTATTTCATGACTGAGAAAAGAGAGCTCGCGAGCCTGCTCGTTGGTGAACCCGTTGGGGTCATTGTAACGACGGTCCGCAAGACGGTTGATACGTTTCAACTCGCTGGGCTTAAGGCCCTGAGTGTTACCTTTGGCTTTAAGAGCTATGGTAGTTCTCCATTTATTCGCTAGACGCGTTGAAGAATTAAATTGTGTTCGCCTCCGACGGATTAAAACCTTTTATCAGGCTTCACCGCTCCAAAGGCTGGATCATCTTACACTACAACAACAGAAAACGGGATGCCATAAAAATGACATCCCGCTATTGAAAACTAAGCGTCGTGATCTGCCAGATATTTGGCGATCATGGAATCGTATTCAGAAACAAGCGCAAAAGTTTCCGCGGCGAGGTCTTTTCTCAGGGCGAGAGAAACCTTGCCGTCGTTCTTTTTCATGTCTTCAAGAATACGGGGGTAATGTACCGGACTGGGGACAACCAGAACAGAATGAAAATTCTTGGCTGAAGCACGCAGCATAGTAGGACCGCCGATGTCGATCTGCTCGACAGCGTTCTTCAGATCCTGCCCTTCGCTAACAGCCTTGGCAAAATTGTAGAGGTTAACGCAAACCATATCGATAGTCTCGATTCCATGTTCTTCGAGAGTCGACAGGTGTTCCGGATTATCCTTGTCCGCGAGGATACCGCCATGCACGCTGGGGTGCAGGGTCTTTACACGGCCGCCCATGATTTCAGGGAAACCGGTAACTTCACTTACAGACTTAACCTCAAGTCCGGCATCAAGAAGCATTTTTCTTGTGCCGCCGGTGCTGATAAGTTCCACACCGAAGCCAGCCAACTCAGCCGCAAATTCAGCAAGACCGGATTTATCAGTAACACTGAGTACTCCGCGCTTTACAGGCAACATATCCATAACACATCTCCAGATTATTGTTTTTGTGGAGTTGTGCCGGATTTACGCAGTAAAGGCAAGTTCCGTACCGCACCTTTCTCGCCGGTAGTTGGTCCCCGCTCCCGAACCACACGAACAGGAACGGGACCAACCGGGAGGGGAGTCGGCTATATATAAAGGATCTGTGTGAGCTAAATCTGGCTCAGCAGTTCCTTAGCCGCTTCATTTGCGGGATCCTTTTCAAGGATCATTTCAAGCTGCTCGACAGCCTTATCCTTCTGCCCCATGCAGACGTAAAGACCTGCGAGGGAGTAGCGGACTTCGTGCTTCTCGGGATCAACTTCGAGGAACCTTTCGAGGAACGGAATAGCTTCAGCCATTCTTTCAGCCTCGTGACCGATTCTGATGATACCGAAAAGAGCAACCATGTTGCTGATGTTGATATCGAGAGCCTGAGAAAAGTTTTCAAAAGCTTCGTCCTGACGGGAAGTTTCCATCTGAATCAAGCCCATACCAGCGAAGCTCTTATCGGTTACTTCTACCTGATGTGCTTTTTCATACAGGGCCATGGCGTCATCATATTCACCGCGTTGTACTGCGATGGTTGCAAGACCGATGTAAGGATCGGGATGCACGCCGTTGGAACCGGCTGCCTTCTTGTAGTAATCTTCAGCCTTATCCAGTTCACCCATGAACAGATAACACTCACCGAGTTCCTTGTTAATTTCATAATCTAAGTGACTCATAATTCCCCTCCGGAAATTTTATTTACCGCATGACAATCCAAAGCGGCATTTTTTTCGACCCCTCAGGGCCTGCCAAACATTATGCACACAGCGTGCCAAAAACAGAATCAGCATTACTTCATTATATAGAGAGAACAATTGTTTCTACGCCTGATTTCCGACACTTGTTTGAACAAAGCTTATCAGCTGCAAGTTTTAATATTTAATTACAGGTATTTACGAAAATGGAACGCCTTTTGCTAACAACAAACCAAATGAAATCATCAATTCTTTCCGGCCCTGATGGGCACCGGGAATTTTTTGCAGGAGGATATAAACATGAAAGGACTTTTCGGAAGCCACATCCAATTGACAGGTAAAGTGCTTGACCTGAGACTGCAGCGTCAAAACCTTGTCTCCTCCAATCTGGCTAACGTCAATACCCCCGGCTACAAGGAAAAACGCCTTGAGTTTGAAGAAGACCTTCAAAAAGCCATGGGACTTGATGCCAAAGGTAAGATGACCAGAACCAGCAAGATGCACATCCCCACAGCTTTCGATTCAAACAAATTTCAGGGAGATGTTATCTCCAAGTTTGAACCAAGAGTCATCCACGGTGAAAACCGGGTCGACATGGATAAAGAGATGGTCGCCATGGCCAAGAACACTCTTTACTACAATGCCCTCTCCCAGGTTATAGGGAAAAATTTTCAGGGCATGACCAAAATCATTCAGGAAGGAGCTAGGTAATGAACTTCTTCACAGCACTTGATATCGGAGCTTCGGGGCTCAAAGCCCAAAGGGAGTATCTGAACGTTGTGTCCATGAACATGGCAAACGCCAAGACAACACGTACAGCCGAAGGCGGTCCCTACCGCCGCAAGAGTGTTTCCATGGAGTCCAGCCCTGTTCTCTCTCCTTTTGAAACCGCCATGAACCAGCAGCTCAACCAGCAGCTCCGAGGCGTAACAGTCCGAGGCATCGTCTCCGACACCCGCCCCTTTAAAGAGGTTTATGAACCCAACCACCCTGATGCAGATAAAAAGGGAATCGTCAGATATCCGGACATCAACGTGGTTGAAGAGATGGTCAACATGATCACCATCAGCAGATCTTACGAAGCCAATGCGCAGGCAGTAGACTCCGCCAAAAGGATGTTCAACCGCGCATTGAGAATTGGAATGGGCCAGTAATTATCGGCTGACCCTATACGACGGATTTCCGACTTTCGAAAAAGGAGCAACAAATGTCTATCAGAAACGTAGCAATGCAGGCATACACCAATGCCATTCAGAACCAGCAGAAATTCGACAAAAAGTTCGACAAGACCATGGACCTTAACAAGGCCGCCCCGAACTCTTTTTCCGAAACCCTGACTGACTCATTAAAAAGCGTTAATGAACTTCAGGGCCAGAAAAAGCAGATGATCGAAGAATTTGCTTCCGGCAAAACCCAGAACGTCCACGAATTAATGATTTCACTGCAGAAAGCCAGCGTTGCCATGACCATGACCAGTACTGTACGCACCAAAGTTATGACTGCGTATCAGGAAGTCATGAAAATGCCTTTCTAAATCTGACAGAACCGCTCCTTTATCTGTCTCCGAAATATTGCTACCACGCGCCCCTGCTACGAGGGGGTTCGTGGTAGCTTTCCTGTATCATCCTCATTGACATTTTTTTGTCACCCCCTTCCTCCACACCATAAAGACCAAGATAAACTCACGCTAAGATATCGTTTTAATTAATATCTTTACTAATGGTCCACCATTTGCTTAAACAAATGAAAAATCGTCAGGAGTTTAAGTATGCCAAATTTCATAGCTGAGTATCTGGGTAAATTTCAGAATTTCTGGTCCGACCGAACTGTCTCGCAGAGAATCATGATCGGAGGGCTTGCGGCCACCGTCGTAATTGCCTTCATTCTCATGGTTTTCTGGCTCAACCAGACAGAATACCGTGTTCTTTACACCAAACTGTATGCTGAAGATGCTTCCCGTGTTGTTTCCATCCTGCAATCCACCAAAGAGCCTTACAAAATTCAGGATAACGGCTCCACCATTTTGGTTCCTGCGGACAAGGTATATGACCTGCGTCTGAAAATTGCCGGTGAAGGAGCTCTTCACGGACAGGGAATCGGTTATGAAATTTTCGATGAGGTCCAGATCGGACAGACAGACTTCATCCAGCGCATCAACTACCAGAGAGCTCTTCAGGGCGAGCTGGCCAGAACAATCAGCGAATTTCCGCAGGTTGAACGTGCCAGAGTACACCTTGTTCTGCCTGCGAAGTCTCTTTTTATTGAAGAACAAGTTGAGCCCTCTGCTTCCGTAGTTCTAAAGCTTAAAGACGGCGAAAAGCTTGCCGACAAGCAGATCAAGGGAGTTCTCAACCTCGTGGTAATGTCTGTTGAAGGCTTGAAGCCTGCACATGTAACCATTACTGACATGCGCGGACAGGTCCTCTACCAGCCTGAAGATGACGGCGGACTGGGGCTGAACATCACCAACAGCCAGCTTGAATACAAGTCCGGCCTTGAATCCAAGATTGAACAGCGCATCCAGCGCCTGCTCATGCCCATCGTCGGCGCGGATAAAGTTATTGCCAAGGTTAACGCAGATCTCGACTTCAGACAGCGCACCATCAAGACAGAAGCATATGACCCTGACGGTCAGGTTGCACGCTCTGAACAGACCAGCGAAGAAACTACCCGCGGCACCGCCAACGTAGATGGCGGCGTACCCGAAGCAAACTTCAGGGGTGACGGTTTCACCGGAACAGCGACCACTCAGGACTCAGCACGTGAAACCCGTACCACCAACTATGAAATCAACAAAGAAGAACAGCAGATCATCGTTCCTGTGGGCGAACTCAAGCGCCTCAGTGTAGCGGTTATCGTTGACGGAACTTATACAAAGAACCCTGACACAGGTGAAATGACCTACGTACCCCGCTCTGAAGAAGAAATGCAGCGCATCCGGGAACTGGTCAGCTCAGCTGTAGGCTACGACGAAGTACGCGGTGACATCGTTGAGGTCTCCAATATGTCCTTCGGCATACAGGACATGTTCGGCGATGAAGGCCTCATGCGCACCATGCTTGAATATGCTCAGCGCCTCGGTAAGCCTTTCCTTAACGGCCTGCTTATCTTCCTCTTCCTGATTCTGGTTGTACGCCCGGTAATCATGGCTCTGATCAAGCCCCGTGTGGCTGAAGAAGAAATTGACGAAGTTGCCGGTCTGCCTGAAGCAGGAGAAAGACTCGCAATTGATGAAAGTGATCTTGACGAAGAGGCTCTTGATACGGCACGTAGACTGGAGAACGCCAAGGCTCAGGCTCTGCAACTTTCGGAAAAGAATATGGATCAGGCTGTGCAGGTGCTGAAGAGCTGGCTGAAGCAGGAGGCAGCTTAAATTGTCTACGCCGTTCACCGGTAATCAAAAAACAGCAATCGTACTTCTTGCCCTCGGGGACAAGTTTACCGCTGAAGCCTTCAAACGCATGAACCGTCAGGAAATTGCCGACGTGTCAAGAGCCATGCTGGAGATGGATTCAGTCCCGAAAGAACAGGTTTTGGAAGTACTCAAAGAGTTCAATGAAACTCTGGCATATGGAGCTGAACTCCTCATGGGCGGAGCCGATCAGGTCAAAAGACTGCTCAGCAAATCCCTTGACGAGGAAACCGCAAAATACATTCTGGATAAGCTCGACCTTGAAAGCGGCCCCGCTCCGTTTCAGGAACTCCAGAACGTCAGCCCCAAGATTCTGGCCCAGATTCTCAGAAACGAGCATCCGCAGACACTGGCCCTCATTATCGGCCATCTGCACCCGGATCAGGCAGCGGACCTTATATCCAACCTGCCCGGCGGCGTTAGAGCCGAAGTGCTTATGAGACTTGCCAAGCTTGAAGCTGTCGCAGAAGAGATGCTCATGGAAGTGGATCGGGTGCTGCAAAGCCAGCTGATCGCCATGGGTGGCAAGGAAGGTAAGAAAGTGGGCGGCGTTCCCGCAGTAGCGGAAATCCTCAACGCCGTAGACCGCTCCACAGAAGAGGAAGTTCTTTCAGAAATCGAGGAAGAATCCACCCAGATGGCCGAAGAAATCAGGAACCTCATGTTCGTTTTCGAAGACATCAAGGGACTGGACGACCGCGCAATCCGCGAACTGCTCAAGGAAGTTTCAAACGAAGAGCTCACCACTGCACTCAAGGGTGCCTCCGACGATTTACAGGAGCTCTTCTTCAAGAACATGTCCGAGCGTGCTTCCAATATGATCCGCGAAGACCTCGAAATCATGGGCCCTGTGAAGCTCTCCGATGTGGAAGCTGCACAGCAGAATATTGTTAAGAACATCCGCCGCCTCGAAGACGAGGGCCGGATTATGATCAGCAGAGGTTCAGGAGATGTCTTTGTCTAAAGCTGAAGACAATAAGTTCTACACCGGTAGGGTTATCATGGGTCTTGATTCCAATAACAAGACTCAGGAGATGACTATACAGGAAATGGAAGGCAAGAAGAAGCCGACCTGGAACGAAGACACTGACCGCGAATATTACGAGCGGGTCAAAGCCAAAGCCCAGAACATGGCCAAGGAAATTATTGCCAAGGCCATGGCTGAGGCGGAACAGATCCGTGTTACTGCTCAGGCTGAAGGTTATGCAGCAGGACAGCAACAGGCAGCACAGGAAGCCGAACAGCATTTGATCGGTTTCAGCCAAAATGTAGCCCAGACCCTGCAAGGCATCCAAGCCCAAGCACACAATGCCATGATGGCCCAGTCAGCTGACGCCATCTCACTGATCTTCATGGTTATTGAAAAAACACTGTCCGTAGAAATGGAAACCCGCAGGCAGGAAATTCTTGCATCCCTGCTGGATGACGCCCTGAACCGCATCGACTCCATGACCCAGCTTGTAATCAAGGTTTCACCGGCTGACAGTGAAATCATCGGCTCCCTGCTGGAACAAGCACGGACCGAATTCCCTGATCTCGCCAAGTGGCGGATTAAAGCAGACCCGGCTATCGACAACGGCGGTGTAATTGTTGAAGCTGCCGACGCCATGATCGAGAACACTATTACTTCCCGCTGGGAAGGCGTACAGGAAATTCTCGGACAGCTGACACCCGGGACAGGAGAATAGTAATGGCCGACATGAAAGGCTGCACTCAACTCCTTAACGCACTGGATCCCTGCCGAAGCTATGGCCGGGTCAGCAAGGTAGTCGGACTTATTGCCGAGGGGAAAGGTATCAAGGCTCCCTTGGGATCGGTCTGCCAGCTCATTCCAGAAGACGCCGAATCTCCCATCGCTGCTGAGGTGGTCGGTTTCCGAGACGGATCATGCTTATTCATGCCTTACGGGGAAATGCATGGCATCAGCTCCGGAAGCCTGATTGAAAACTCCAAAACACCGCCTAAAGTTCCTGTGGGCATGAGCCTGCTCGGCCGCGCCGTAGATGCTTTTGGCGAACCCATTGACGGCAAGGGACCAATCTTCCCCGAAGCATACAATCCCCTACATCGCGATCCTCCCAACCCGCTTGAACGTCCGCGCATCAATGAACCGCTTGATGTTGGTGTTAAAGCAATCAACGGACTGCTTACTCTGGGCAAGGGCCAGCGCATGGGCATCATGGCCGGATCCGGCGTCGGCAAATCGACACTGCTCTCCATGATGGCCCGCTACACCGTTGCTGACATCAACGTTATCGCCCTGATCGGTGAGCGCGGACGTGAGGTTGTAGAATTCATTGAACGAGATCTCGGACCAGAAGGACTCGCCCGTTCCGTGCTGGTTATCGCCACTTCGGACAAAAGCCCGCTTATCCGTATGCGCGCGGCCTATACTGCCACCGCCATTGCCGAATATTTCCGCGACCTGAATAAAGACGTGCTCTTGATGATGGATTCAGTCACCCGCTTTGCCATGGCCGGACGTGAAGTAGGTCTTGCAGCAGGTGAACCACCGACACGTGGAGGATACACCCCTTCAGTTTTCGCACAGCTACCTAAACTGCTTGAGCGCGCCGGTAAAAATCCGCACGGCTCCATCACCGGGGTCTACACAGTACTTGTTGACGGCGATGACTTTACCGAACCCATTGCAGATGCCGTACGTTCAATTCTTGACGGGCACATAGTGCTCACCCGTGACCTTGCCGACCAAGGGCATTACCCCTGTATCGACGTGCTTAAAAGCGTCAGCCGTGTTCGCGGTGATATTGTACAGGGTGATATTGTTACTGCCGGACGCAAGGTGCTCGGCCAACTGGCTACTTTTCGTAAAGTGGAAGACATGGTCAATATTGGTGCTTACCAGAAAGGTGCAAACCCGGAAATTGACACCGCCATCAAAATGGTTCCGGCGATTAACGTATTCTTGCAACAACTCGTCGAAGATAAGCAGACTATTGAAGAGAGCTTTGCCAAACTAATGGAACTTGCAGCAGCAAGTTAGCATGATCCTGCCTGTCATAGAACACCACCGAACAAGTCTTTTTATGTCAGTTTAAGCCTATTGATATTATCATGGATTAAACTGGCATTTACTGCTAACAATCGATTCTTGAAGTAGCACTACTACCCCAAAGCCCGCGTTAGCATAAAATGACTAAATCCATAATACTCTCCACCATTGCCGCGATATTAATCCTACTGCCTACAATATCTGTTGCGTCTTCCCCATTAATCATTACTCACTCTTCAACCATGCCCCCTCTGGCTTTCATTAACAAAGAAGGGGCACCGGACGGAGTTCTTATTGATTTCTGGAAAGAATGGGCAAAACAGATTGAAGTAGAAATTGTGTTCAATCTTCAACCATGGAAAGATGCTGTACAAGACACTGTAAGTGGCAATGCAGACATTAACGGGGGTATGTTTTATTCTGAAAGTCGTGCCCAAAAAATGAACTACGGCGACTACCTCTTCCAAATCAAGGGGAGTCTTTTTGCCACTCCTGACATTATAGTTGATAATACAATTATAGAAGGACAAAGCTGTGGGGTAATCAAGGCTGA contains:
- the fliE gene encoding flagellar hook-basal body complex protein FliE translates to MSIRNVAMQAYTNAIQNQQKFDKKFDKTMDLNKAAPNSFSETLTDSLKSVNELQGQKKQMIEEFASGKTQNVHELMISLQKASVAMTMTSTVRTKVMTAYQEVMKMPF
- a CDS encoding FliH/SctL family protein; the encoded protein is MSLSKAEDNKFYTGRVIMGLDSNNKTQEMTIQEMEGKKKPTWNEDTDREYYERVKAKAQNMAKEIIAKAMAEAEQIRVTAQAEGYAAGQQQAAQEAEQHLIGFSQNVAQTLQGIQAQAHNAMMAQSADAISLIFMVIEKTLSVEMETRRQEILASLLDDALNRIDSMTQLVIKVSPADSEIIGSLLEQARTEFPDLAKWRIKADPAIDNGGVIVEAADAMIENTITSRWEGVQEILGQLTPGTGE
- a CDS encoding IMP cyclohydrolase, translating into MDMLPVKRGVLSVTDKSGLAEFAAELAGFGVELISTGGTRKMLLDAGLEVKSVSEVTGFPEIMGGRVKTLHPSVHGGILADKDNPEHLSTLEEHGIETIDMVCVNLYNFAKAVSEGQDLKNAVEQIDIGGPTMLRASAKNFHSVLVVPSPVHYPRILEDMKKNDGKVSLALRKDLAAETFALVSEYDSMIAKYLADHDA
- a CDS encoding tetratricopeptide repeat protein; translation: MSHLDYEINKELGECYLFMGELDKAEDYYKKAAGSNGVHPDPYIGLATIAVQRGEYDDAMALYEKAHQVEVTDKSFAGMGLIQMETSRQDEAFENFSQALDINISNMVALFGIIRIGHEAERMAEAIPFLERFLEVDPEKHEVRYSLAGLYVCMGQKDKAVEQLEMILEKDPANEAAKELLSQI
- the fliF gene encoding flagellar basal-body MS-ring/collar protein FliF, with the protein product MPNFIAEYLGKFQNFWSDRTVSQRIMIGGLAATVVIAFILMVFWLNQTEYRVLYTKLYAEDASRVVSILQSTKEPYKIQDNGSTILVPADKVYDLRLKIAGEGALHGQGIGYEIFDEVQIGQTDFIQRINYQRALQGELARTISEFPQVERARVHLVLPAKSLFIEEQVEPSASVVLKLKDGEKLADKQIKGVLNLVVMSVEGLKPAHVTITDMRGQVLYQPEDDGGLGLNITNSQLEYKSGLESKIEQRIQRLLMPIVGADKVIAKVNADLDFRQRTIKTEAYDPDGQVARSEQTSEETTRGTANVDGGVPEANFRGDGFTGTATTQDSARETRTTNYEINKEEQQIIVPVGELKRLSVAVIVDGTYTKNPDTGEMTYVPRSEEEMQRIRELVSSAVGYDEVRGDIVEVSNMSFGIQDMFGDEGLMRTMLEYAQRLGKPFLNGLLIFLFLILVVRPVIMALIKPRVAEEEIDEVAGLPEAGERLAIDESDLDEEALDTARRLENAKAQALQLSEKNMDQAVQVLKSWLKQEAA
- the flgC gene encoding flagellar basal body rod protein FlgC, with amino-acid sequence MNFFTALDIGASGLKAQREYLNVVSMNMANAKTTRTAEGGPYRRKSVSMESSPVLSPFETAMNQQLNQQLRGVTVRGIVSDTRPFKEVYEPNHPDADKKGIVRYPDINVVEEMVNMITISRSYEANAQAVDSAKRMFNRALRIGMGQ
- the fliG gene encoding flagellar motor switch protein FliG, which gives rise to MSTPFTGNQKTAIVLLALGDKFTAEAFKRMNRQEIADVSRAMLEMDSVPKEQVLEVLKEFNETLAYGAELLMGGADQVKRLLSKSLDEETAKYILDKLDLESGPAPFQELQNVSPKILAQILRNEHPQTLALIIGHLHPDQAADLISNLPGGVRAEVLMRLAKLEAVAEEMLMEVDRVLQSQLIAMGGKEGKKVGGVPAVAEILNAVDRSTEEEVLSEIEEESTQMAEEIRNLMFVFEDIKGLDDRAIRELLKEVSNEELTTALKGASDDLQELFFKNMSERASNMIREDLEIMGPVKLSDVEAAQQNIVKNIRRLEDEGRIMISRGSGDVFV
- a CDS encoding FliI/YscN family ATPase, with translation MADMKGCTQLLNALDPCRSYGRVSKVVGLIAEGKGIKAPLGSVCQLIPEDAESPIAAEVVGFRDGSCLFMPYGEMHGISSGSLIENSKTPPKVPVGMSLLGRAVDAFGEPIDGKGPIFPEAYNPLHRDPPNPLERPRINEPLDVGVKAINGLLTLGKGQRMGIMAGSGVGKSTLLSMMARYTVADINVIALIGERGREVVEFIERDLGPEGLARSVLVIATSDKSPLIRMRAAYTATAIAEYFRDLNKDVLLMMDSVTRFAMAGREVGLAAGEPPTRGGYTPSVFAQLPKLLERAGKNPHGSITGVYTVLVDGDDFTEPIADAVRSILDGHIVLTRDLADQGHYPCIDVLKSVSRVRGDIVQGDIVTAGRKVLGQLATFRKVEDMVNIGAYQKGANPEIDTAIKMVPAINVFLQQLVEDKQTIEESFAKLMELAAAS
- the flgB gene encoding flagellar basal body rod protein FlgB, with amino-acid sequence MKGLFGSHIQLTGKVLDLRLQRQNLVSSNLANVNTPGYKEKRLEFEEDLQKAMGLDAKGKMTRTSKMHIPTAFDSNKFQGDVISKFEPRVIHGENRVDMDKEMVAMAKNTLYYNALSQVIGKNFQGMTKIIQEGAR
- the hflX gene encoding GTPase HflX, which produces MKRINRLADRRYNDPNGFTNEQARELSFLSHEIGRQIGLLVNRQGKPEMILVGDPGSIYIPELPRARQAEGRLRGLRLLHTHISGENLSEEDLMDMVFLRLDSVSVIASDPHGEPDFVQYAYLLPPGAGSKPYEQLPPVRWDRAEMDLPAQIKALEDEFRRADRTRDTTDKRERAIVVSVSQDPKSVQERSLDELEDLADTAGLKVEGRLVQRIRTLNPKFIMGKGKLAELEVIALQADAEVILFDQELSAAQMRNLAKLTERKILDRTQLILDIFAQHATTRAGKLQVEMAQLKYTMPRLVGKNRAMSRLMGGIGGRGPGETKLEIDRRRIKDKLTKLGNELKKVSQQRGFTRERRARAGVPVVSLVGYTNAGKSTLLNTLTNSGVLAEDKLFATLDPTSRRIRFPREQELILTDTVGFIRQLPKELKEAFRATLEELEAADVLLHVCDSSHPEVDEQIAAVNNITADMNLNEVVTILVLNKWDKLNEEQRELMLNTYPQGIPSSAVDRRSLNGLVEEILNAIDRLGHKV